A genomic segment from Mastomys coucha isolate ucsf_1 unplaced genomic scaffold, UCSF_Mcou_1 pScaffold7, whole genome shotgun sequence encodes:
- the LOC116082020 gene encoding histone H2B type 1 has protein sequence MPEPAKSAPAPKKGSKKAVTKAQKKDGKKRKRSRKESYSVYVYKVLKQVHPDTGISSKAMGIMNSFVNDIFERIAGEASRLAHYNKRSTITSREIQTAVRLLLPGELAKHAVSEGTKAVTKYTSSK, from the coding sequence ATGCCTGAGCCCGCCAAGTCCGCTCCAGCCCCGAAGAAGGGCTCCAAGAAGGCCGTGACCAAGGCGCAGAAGAAGGACGGCAAGAAGCGCAAGCGCAGCCGCAAGGAGAGCTACTCGGTGTACGTGTACAAGGTGCTGAAGCAAGTGCACCCCGACACCGGCATCTCCTCCAAGGCCATGGGCATCATGAATTCGTTCGTGAACGACATCTTCGAGCGCATCGCCGGCGAGGCGTCGCGCCTGGCGCATTACAACAAGCGCTCGACCATCACGTCCCGGGAGATCCAGACTGCCGTGCGCCTGCTGCTGCCCGGGGAGCTGGCCAAGCACGCCGTGTCCGAGGGCACCAAGGCCGTCACCAAGTACACCAGCTCCAAGTGA
- the LOC116082015 gene encoding histone H2A type 1-F, whose translation MSGRGKQGGKARAKAKTRSSRAGLQFPVGRVHRLLRKGNYSERVGAGAPVYLAAVLEYLTAEILELAGNAARDNKKTRIIPRHLQLAIRNDEELNKLLGRVTIAQGGVLPNIQAVLLPKKTESHHKPKGK comes from the coding sequence ATGTCTGGTCGTGGCAAACAAGGAGGCAAGGCTCGCGCCAAGGCCAAGACCCGCTCTTCCCGGGCCGGCCTGCAGTTCCCCGTGGGCCGCGTGCACCGGCTACTCCGCAAGGGCAACTACTCCGAGCGCGTGGGCGCCGGCGCCCCTGTGTACCTGGCGGCCGTGCTGGAGTACCTGACGGCCGAGATCCTGGAGCTGGCGGGCAACGCGGCCCGCGACAACAAGAAGACGCGCATCATCCCGCGCCACCTGCAGCTGGCCATCCGCAACGACGAGGAGCTCAACAAGCTCCTGGGCCGCGTGACCATCGCGCAGGGCGGCGTCCTGCCCAACATCCAGGCCGTGCTGCTGCCCAAGAAGACCGAGAGCCACCATAAACCCAAGGGGAAGTAA
- the LOC116082025 gene encoding histone H4 translates to MSGRGKGGKGLGKGGAKRHRKVLRDNIQGITKPAIRRLARRGGVKRISGLIYEETRGVLKVFLENVIRDAVTYTEHAKRKTVTAMDVVYALKRQGRTLYGFGG, encoded by the coding sequence ATGTCTGGTCGTGGTAAAGGCGGAAAGGGCCTCGGGAAAGGCGGCGCCAAGCGCCACCGCAAGGTTTTGCGGGACAACATCCAGGGCATCACCAAGCCCGCAATCCGCCGCCTAGCCCGGCGCGGTGGAGTGAAGCGCATCTCCGGCCTCATCTACGAGGAGACCCGCGGTGTGCTGAAGGTGTTCCTGGAGAACGTGATCCGCGACGCCGTCACCTACACGGAGCACGCCAAGCGCAAGACCGTCACCGCCATGGACGTGGTCTACGCGCTCAAGCGCCAGGGCCGCACCCTCTACGGCTTCGGCGGCTAA
- the LOC116082023 gene encoding histone H2B type 1: protein MPEPAKSAPAPKKGSKKAVTKAQKKDGKKRKRSRKESYSVYVYKVLKQVHPDTGISSKAMGIMNSFVNDIFERIAGEASRLAHYNKRSTITSREIQTAVRLLLPGELAKHAVSEGTKAVTKYTSSK, encoded by the coding sequence ATGCCTGAGCCCGCCAAGTCCGCTCCCGCCCCGAAAAAGGGCTCCAAGAAGGCCGTGACCAAGGCGCAGAAGAAGGACGGCAAGAAGCGCAAGCGCAGCCGCAAGGAGAGCTACTCGGTGTACGTGTACAAGGTGCTGAAGCAAGTGCACCCCGACACCGGCATCTCCTCCAAGGCCATGGGCATCATGAATTCGTTCGTGAACGACATCTTCGAGCGCATCGCAGGCGAGGCGTCGCGCCTGGCGCATTACAACAAGCGCTCGACCATCACGTCCCGGGAGATCCAGACGGCCGTGCGCCTGCTGCTGCCCGGGGAGCTGGCCAAGCACGCCGTGTCCGAGGGCACCAAGGCCGTCACCAAGTACACCAGCTCCAAGTGA
- the LOC116082012 gene encoding histone H3, with the protein MARTKQTARKSTGGKAPRKQLATKAARKSAPATGGVKKPHRYRPGTVALREIRRYQKSTELLIRKLPFQRLVREIAQDFKTDLRFQSSAVMALQEASEAYLVGLFEDTNLCAIHAKRVTIMPKDIQLARRIRGERA; encoded by the exons ATGGCTCGTACGAAGCAGACCGCTCGCAA GTCCACCGGCGGCAAGGCCCCGCGCAAGCAGCTGGCCACCAAGGCCGCCCGCAAGAGCGCCCCGGCCACCGGCGGCGTGAAGAAGCCCCACCGCTACCGCCCCGGCACCGTGGCCCTGCGCGAGATCCGGCGCTACCAGAAGTCGACCGAGCTGCTGATCCGCAAGTTGCCGTTCCAGCGCCTGGTGCGCGAGATCGCGCAGGACTTCAAGACCGACTTGCGCTTCCAGAGTTCGGCCGTCATGGCTCTGCAGGAGGCGAGCGAGGCCTACCTTGTGGGTCTGTTTGAGGACACGAACCTGTGCGCCATCCACGCCAAGCGTGTCACCATCATGCCCAAGGACATCCAGCTGGCTCGCCGCATCCGCGGAGAGAGGGCGTAA
- the LOC116082011 gene encoding histone H3.1, translating into MARTKQTARKSTGGKAPRKQLATKAARKSAPATGGVKKPHRYRPGTVALREIRRYQKSTELLIRKLPFQRLVREIAQDFKTDLRFQSSAVMALQEACEAYLVGLFEDTNLCAIHAKRVTIMPKDIQLARRIRGERA; encoded by the coding sequence ATGGCTCGTACGAAGCAGACCGCTCGCAAGTCCACCGGCGGCAAGGCCCCGCGCAAGCAGCTGGCCACCAAGGCCGCCCGCAAGAGCGCCCCGGCCACCGGCGGCGTGAAGAAGCCCCACCGCTACCGCCCCGGCACTGTGGCTCTGCGCGAGATCCGGCGCTACCAGAAGTCGACCGAGCTGCTGATCCGCAAGCTGCCGTTCCAGCGCCTGGTGCGCGAGATCGCGCAGGATTTCAAGACCGACCTGCGCTTCCAGAGCTCGGCCGTCATGGCTCTGCAGGAAGCCTGTGAGGCCTACCTTGTGGGTCTGTTTGAGGACACGAACCTGTGCGCCATCCACGCCAAGCGTGTCACCATCATGCCCAAGGACATCCAGCTGGCTCGCCGCATCCGCGGGGAGAGGGCATAA